From a single Kitasatospora azatica KCTC 9699 genomic region:
- a CDS encoding NADH-quinone oxidoreductase subunit B, protein MDVTHSHGAGGPVQLGLPDPGNPGPGALEQRRLGPLARLAPDPVKVVLNWGRRYSLWCFNFGLACCAIEFIAASMAKHDFIRMGVIPFAPGPRQADLMIVSGTVTDKMAPAVKRLYEQMPEPKYVISFGACSNSGGPYWDSYSVTKGVDQIIPVDVYVPGCPPRPEALLQGILKLQEKIAAESLPERYTGPSTGALRRPLLPGPGGAQ, encoded by the coding sequence ATGGACGTGACCCACTCGCACGGTGCCGGCGGACCCGTCCAGCTCGGCCTGCCGGACCCGGGCAACCCCGGCCCCGGCGCGCTGGAGCAGCGTCGGCTCGGCCCGCTGGCCCGGCTCGCCCCGGACCCGGTCAAGGTGGTGCTCAACTGGGGGCGCCGCTACAGCCTCTGGTGCTTCAACTTCGGCCTGGCCTGCTGCGCGATCGAGTTCATCGCGGCCTCGATGGCCAAGCACGACTTCATCCGGATGGGCGTGATCCCGTTCGCGCCCGGCCCTCGGCAGGCCGACCTGATGATCGTCTCGGGCACCGTGACGGACAAGATGGCCCCGGCCGTCAAGCGGCTCTACGAGCAGATGCCGGAGCCGAAGTACGTGATCTCCTTCGGCGCCTGCTCCAACTCGGGCGGCCCGTACTGGGACTCCTACTCGGTCACCAAGGGCGTGGACCAGATCATCCCGGTCGACGTCTACGTGCCCGGCTGCCCGCCGCGGCCCGAGGCGCTGCTGCAGGGCATCCTCAAGCTGCAGGAGAAGATCGCCGCCGAGTCGCTGCCCGAGCGCTACACCGGTCCGTCGACCGGTGCGCTGCGCCGCCCGCTGCTGCCCGGCCCCGGGGGTGCACAGTGA
- a CDS encoding complex I subunit 1/NuoH family protein, which translates to MLDTLLRCVGALVVFLTFPLIIGQTEHKVMAHMQGRLGPMYAGGFHGWAQLVADGVKFAQKEDIVPAGADRRVFQLAPAVSLLPYLFVLLAVPVGPNGFVGQAIDAGLFFVLAVMGVGVIGKLMAGWASANKFSLLGGLRTAAQLMSYELPMVLAAASVAMAAGTLSLTGIVHAFHWWWIPWQAIGAFVFFTAGLAELQRPPFDMPVADSEIIFGAYTEYTGLRFAFFLLSEFAGILVICALTTVLFLGGWHGPMPDSLGWLWTLLKTFALAFVVIWARVTFPRLREDQLMRFAWTGLVPLALVQLALTGIIKVAISQ; encoded by the coding sequence CTGCTCGACACGCTGCTGCGCTGCGTCGGCGCGCTGGTGGTCTTCCTGACCTTCCCGCTGATCATCGGCCAGACCGAGCACAAGGTGATGGCCCACATGCAGGGCCGGCTCGGCCCGATGTACGCGGGCGGCTTCCACGGCTGGGCCCAGCTGGTGGCCGACGGCGTCAAGTTCGCGCAGAAGGAGGACATCGTCCCGGCCGGCGCCGACCGACGCGTCTTCCAGCTCGCGCCGGCCGTCTCGCTGCTGCCGTACCTCTTCGTGCTGCTCGCCGTCCCGGTCGGGCCGAACGGTTTCGTCGGCCAGGCGATCGACGCCGGTCTGTTCTTCGTGCTCGCCGTGATGGGCGTCGGAGTGATCGGCAAGCTGATGGCCGGCTGGGCCTCGGCGAACAAGTTCTCGCTGCTCGGCGGCCTGCGCACGGCGGCCCAGCTGATGTCCTACGAGCTGCCGATGGTGCTCGCCGCCGCCTCCGTGGCGATGGCGGCCGGCACCCTGTCGCTGACCGGGATCGTGCACGCCTTCCACTGGTGGTGGATCCCGTGGCAGGCGATCGGCGCCTTCGTCTTCTTCACGGCCGGCCTGGCCGAGCTGCAGCGGCCGCCGTTCGACATGCCGGTGGCCGACTCCGAGATCATCTTCGGCGCCTACACCGAGTACACCGGCCTGCGCTTCGCGTTCTTCCTGCTCTCCGAGTTCGCGGGCATCCTGGTCATCTGCGCGCTGACCACGGTGCTCTTCCTCGGCGGCTGGCACGGCCCGATGCCGGACAGCCTCGGCTGGCTCTGGACGCTGCTGAAGACCTTCGCGCTGGCCTTCGTGGTGATCTGGGCCCGGGTCACCTTCCCGCGGTTGCGCGAGGACCAGCTGATGCGCTTCGCCTGGACCGGCCTGGTCCCGCTCGCGCTCGTCCAGCTCGCCCTCACCGGCATCATCAAGGTGGCGATCTCCCAGTGA
- a CDS encoding NADH-quinone oxidoreductase subunit C, protein MTAPLTAEQTAAAIGPWASAAEAYELLTVDVPAEHWIEALTAARDGLGLGFFDWLSAVDELAEGFSVCVHLADVGGPGAVRRVLLRTRVPRAGAALPTAAGVYAGAGWHERETHEMFGIDFTGHPHLAPLLLPEGFEGYPLRKEFVLAARVAKAWPGAKEPGESDHGDGPARRKMQPAGVPDPNEWGPLKGTLPPVAERPARGAARGARAAAAGAGAAGAEGAPPVRADRPRRTRSITEGSTSQTAPTPAPAAEPPTVARTQSSDAPWHSPVPAHETPAEPSEPRKPAGPTPEAPDTDTPSAPQDGDSA, encoded by the coding sequence GTGACCGCACCGCTGACCGCCGAGCAGACCGCCGCCGCGATCGGCCCCTGGGCGAGCGCCGCCGAGGCCTACGAGCTGCTGACCGTCGACGTGCCCGCCGAGCACTGGATCGAGGCGCTGACGGCCGCTCGCGACGGCCTCGGGCTGGGCTTCTTCGACTGGCTGAGCGCGGTGGACGAGCTCGCCGAGGGCTTCTCGGTCTGCGTCCACCTGGCGGACGTCGGCGGGCCCGGCGCGGTGCGCCGGGTGCTGCTGCGCACCCGGGTGCCGCGCGCGGGGGCCGCGCTGCCGACCGCCGCCGGCGTGTACGCCGGAGCCGGCTGGCACGAGCGCGAGACGCACGAGATGTTCGGGATCGACTTCACCGGCCACCCGCACCTCGCGCCGCTGCTGCTGCCCGAAGGCTTCGAGGGGTACCCGCTGCGCAAGGAGTTCGTACTCGCCGCGCGGGTGGCCAAGGCCTGGCCCGGCGCCAAGGAGCCGGGCGAGAGCGACCACGGGGACGGGCCGGCCCGGCGCAAGATGCAGCCGGCCGGGGTGCCCGACCCGAACGAGTGGGGGCCGTTGAAGGGCACCCTGCCGCCGGTGGCCGAGCGGCCTGCCCGCGGCGCCGCGCGCGGGGCCCGGGCTGCGGCTGCGGGTGCTGGTGCTGCCGGCGCGGAGGGCGCGCCGCCGGTGCGGGCCGACCGGCCGCGGCGCACCCGGAGCATCACCGAGGGCTCGACCAGCCAGACCGCGCCCACGCCGGCGCCGGCTGCAGAGCCGCCCACCGTGGCCCGGACCCAGAGCTCGGACGCCCCGTGGCACTCACCGGTGCCGGCCCACGAGACACCTGCCGAGCCTTCCGAGCCCCGGAAGCCGGCCGGTCCGACGCCCGAAGCGCCCGACACCGACACCCCATCAGCCCCCCAGGACGGAGACAGCGCGTGA
- a CDS encoding 4Fe-4S binding protein, giving the protein MTKKTVTAQYPEVQPQLPPRSRGVIGLLEENCTVCMLCARECPDWCIYIDSHKETLPAVDPNARARTRNVLDRFAIDFSLCMYCGICIEVCPFDALFWSPEFEYAETDILELTHERDKLREWMWTVPAPPALDPAAEEPKEIAAARKAAEKLAAAAGEAS; this is encoded by the coding sequence ATGACGAAGAAGACCGTCACCGCGCAGTACCCCGAGGTGCAGCCGCAGCTGCCGCCGCGCAGCCGCGGCGTGATCGGGCTGCTCGAGGAGAACTGCACGGTCTGCATGCTCTGCGCCCGCGAGTGCCCGGACTGGTGCATCTACATCGACTCGCACAAGGAGACGCTGCCGGCGGTCGACCCGAATGCCCGGGCGCGGACCCGCAATGTGCTGGACCGCTTCGCAATCGACTTCTCGCTCTGCATGTACTGCGGGATCTGCATCGAGGTCTGCCCGTTCGACGCGCTCTTCTGGTCGCCGGAGTTCGAGTACGCCGAGACCGACATCCTGGAGCTGACCCACGAGCGGGACAAGCTGCGCGAGTGGATGTGGACGGTGCCGGCCCCGCCGGCCCTGGACCCGGCCGCCGAGGAGCCCAAGGAGATCGCCGCCGCCCGCAAGGCCGCCGAGAAGCTCGCCGCCGCGGCGGGTGAGGCCTCGTGA